A region of uncultured Desulfobacter sp. DNA encodes the following proteins:
- a CDS encoding Lrp/AsnC family transcriptional regulator, with product MTTSLTDLEKKVISLLQTDIPVCKRPYLVMAEQIGISEEKFLEVLSGLHDRNMIRRFGATLKHQKSGFKANAMVAWKIPEERVEEVGRIMASFHEITHCYRRDPAPGWDKNLYTMVHGASEDECFAIAAKVSEATGEKNYTLLFSRRELKKTSMQYFEN from the coding sequence ATGACAACATCCCTTACAGACCTGGAAAAAAAAGTAATTTCCCTGCTGCAGACCGATATCCCGGTGTGCAAACGCCCCTATCTTGTCATGGCAGAACAGATTGGTATTTCAGAAGAAAAATTTCTTGAAGTGCTGTCCGGCCTGCATGACAGAAATATGATCAGACGGTTCGGCGCCACGCTCAAACATCAGAAATCAGGGTTCAAGGCTAACGCCATGGTGGCCTGGAAAATCCCCGAAGAACGGGTGGAAGAGGTAGGTCGCATCATGGCGTCCTTCCATGAAATCACCCATTGCTACCGCAGAGATCCCGCACCCGGGTGGGATAAGAATCTGTACACCATGGTGCACGGGGCATCCGAGGACGAATGTTTTGCCATTGCTGCAAAAGTCTCCGAAGCCACAGGTGAAAAAAATTATACCCTGCTGTTTTCCCGTCGGGAGTTGAAAAAAACCTCCATGCAGTATTTTGAAAACTGA
- a CDS encoding cobalamin-dependent protein (Presence of a B(12) (cobalamin)-binding domain implies dependence on cobalamin itself, in one of its several forms, or in some unusual lineages, dependence on a cobalamin-like analog.) translates to MKTDPPHILCVNPWVHDFAAFDFWARPLGLFTIAAILRQNRVRVSFLDCMNRFHPRKANHVKVYWDGRGPFDKTEIPLPSALERYLADLNGHFIPKFIRYGALKEWIEQDLRAMDRPDLILVTSLMTYWATGVAETIALLKKIFPGVPIVLGGIYASLCETHARKYSGADQVIAGPAEPVLADLVERYTGFTLNHLPDPEDLDTIPFAALDLQNVVAYAPILTSRGCPFSCEYCASSFLEPRLRRRSAGNVFQEICHWNRNFHVKNFAFYDDALLINPEKYAFPLLERIIDGKMDVFFHTPNALHIKEISAKAAGMMLKAGFKTIRLGLETADFSSHRHDIKVKQNEFFTAVEHLRSAGFAKDQLGAYLLCGLPGQSLDEVEESIILVKRLGLTPVLAYYTPIPHTPMWEDAVKNARFDIGAHPALTNNSLFPCVRSQDDLDRISQLKKMVK, encoded by the coding sequence TTGAAAACTGATCCGCCCCACATCCTTTGCGTCAACCCCTGGGTCCATGATTTTGCGGCGTTTGATTTCTGGGCCCGGCCTTTAGGGCTTTTCACCATTGCCGCTATTCTCCGGCAGAACCGTGTGCGGGTCTCATTTCTGGACTGCATGAATCGTTTTCATCCCCGGAAAGCAAATCATGTCAAGGTATATTGGGACGGCAGAGGGCCCTTTGATAAAACTGAGATCCCTTTACCATCAGCCCTTGAACGTTACCTGGCAGATCTCAATGGACATTTTATCCCCAAATTTATCCGATACGGGGCGCTAAAGGAGTGGATTGAACAGGACCTTCGGGCAATGGACCGCCCCGACCTGATTCTTGTTACCTCGCTGATGACCTACTGGGCCACGGGTGTGGCTGAAACCATTGCCTTGCTCAAAAAGATTTTTCCCGGCGTGCCCATTGTATTGGGAGGAATTTATGCAAGCCTTTGTGAAACCCATGCCCGGAAATATTCCGGGGCGGACCAGGTTATAGCAGGCCCGGCAGAACCCGTCCTGGCCGATCTGGTTGAAAGGTATACCGGATTTACCCTGAATCACCTGCCGGATCCGGAAGACCTTGACACCATACCCTTTGCCGCCCTGGATCTCCAGAACGTTGTAGCTTATGCCCCGATTCTGACCTCCCGGGGGTGTCCCTTTTCCTGTGAATACTGTGCCTCCTCTTTTCTTGAACCGCGGTTGAGGAGGCGATCTGCTGGGAATGTCTTTCAGGAGATCTGCCATTGGAACCGCAACTTTCATGTGAAAAATTTTGCCTTTTACGATGATGCGCTTCTGATCAATCCCGAGAAATATGCGTTTCCTTTGCTGGAACGTATTATTGATGGAAAAATGGATGTTTTTTTCCACACTCCCAATGCCCTGCATATAAAGGAGATTTCGGCAAAAGCAGCCGGTATGATGCTTAAGGCAGGGTTTAAGACCATCCGGTTAGGGCTTGAAACCGCAGATTTTTCAAGCCATCGTCACGACATTAAGGTGAAACAGAATGAATTTTTTACGGCCGTGGAGCACTTGCGCTCAGCAGGATTTGCAAAGGATCAGCTGGGCGCTTACCTTCTATGCGGACTGCCCGGCCAGAGCCTCGATGAGGTGGAAGAATCCATCATCCTGGTTAAGCGCTTGGGGTTAACCCCGGTGCTGGCCTATTACACACCCATTCCCCACACCCCCATGTGGGAGGATGCCGTAAAAAATGCCCGTTTTGATATCGGGGCCCATCCGGCGTTGACCAACAACAGTCTGTTTCCCTGTGTGCGTTCCCAGGATGATCTGGATCGCATTTCTCAATTGAAAAAGATGGTAAAATAA
- a CDS encoding zinc ABC transporter substrate-binding protein — MKMFIKFFTVISIIVIFFGAAWAQTPLPVFVSIVPQQYFVQQIGMDKVDVNVMVQPGASPATYEPKPAQMAKLSETRLYFSIGVPFETFWLDKIASANPDMIIVHTDKNIKKQPMAEHHHQGEEQGDHHDDKAHMDDDHDHGHAGLDPHIWLSPRLVMIQAGHILDALAQADPGNKDFYMENYSAFIRQIEALDQDLTRMLQNNAGMQFMVFHPSWGYFARDYKLKMIPIEIEGKDPKPAKLQELIRHAKDEGIKVIFVQPQFSTKSAGLVARAINGQVIPADPLALDWLDNLKKMAGKFKEALK, encoded by the coding sequence ATGAAAATGTTTATTAAATTTTTTACTGTTATTTCAATAATCGTCATATTTTTTGGGGCGGCCTGGGCCCAGACGCCACTGCCTGTGTTTGTCAGCATTGTGCCCCAGCAATATTTTGTGCAACAAATTGGCATGGATAAAGTGGATGTCAACGTGATGGTACAACCCGGAGCGAGCCCGGCCACATATGAGCCCAAACCCGCCCAGATGGCCAAATTATCCGAAACCCGCCTCTATTTTTCCATTGGCGTGCCATTTGAAACATTCTGGCTGGACAAAATTGCATCTGCCAATCCGGACATGATCATTGTCCATACAGACAAAAATATAAAAAAACAGCCCATGGCTGAACATCACCACCAAGGGGAAGAACAGGGCGATCACCATGATGACAAGGCACATATGGATGATGACCATGATCATGGTCATGCAGGGCTGGATCCGCATATCTGGCTGTCTCCCAGGCTGGTCATGATTCAGGCCGGCCACATCCTTGACGCCCTTGCCCAGGCAGATCCCGGAAATAAAGATTTCTATATGGAAAATTATAGTGCTTTTATCAGGCAGATTGAGGCCCTTGATCAGGACCTGACCCGGATGTTACAAAATAATGCGGGTATGCAGTTTATGGTTTTTCATCCGTCCTGGGGATATTTTGCCCGGGATTACAAGCTGAAAATGATTCCCATCGAAATAGAAGGCAAGGATCCCAAACCGGCAAAACTGCAGGAATTGATTCGGCATGCCAAAGACGAAGGCATTAAAGTGATTTTTGTTCAGCCTCAGTTTTCAACCAAAAGCGCAGGACTTGTGGCCAGGGCCATCAATGGTCAGGTTATACCGGCTGATCCCCTGGCCCTGGACTGGCTGGATAATTTGAAAAAAATGGCTGGGAAATTCAAGGAGGCCCTGAAATAG
- a CDS encoding pyruvate carboxylase: protein MGLKTLYQVLAENKGKPILVANRGIPARRLCRSISEMEAVSIMTATDVDKTSPATGSAQELLLLGEDPTSYLDIDRIIEKAKKRGVIAIHPGWGFAAEDDSFPLKCKQAGINFIGPSHEAMRLLGNKVAVRNLAMELDVPVIPGTEGAVTLAEARLFARKIGYPIMLKAEGGGGGRGIYEVYAEDQLESAFTKASAFAQASFGNPKLFMERLLTNVRHIEIQVAADQHGNVFAFDERDCTIQRNHQKLVEITPSPWPGMTEELRCKLKAYSVKLVKHANYYSLATVEFLVDMDGTPYLIEVNTRLQVEHGITECRYGVDLAAEQIAIAFGAALSFNQEDTKPYQHAMQVRINCEDPQNNFSPNAGLITRHAPPGGTGVRLNTCISSGYQFPSQYDSAATLLISFGRSWNKCVKVMRRALGEYHIGGVKTTIPFHRRILNHPVFNSGVYDTKFIEKTPELMKYVDQAPEIVRLSRLAAEISAKGYNAFAQLGEYRGRNDKRVGPFKPALPPEVHNDFANPYPRGDRQAILDFVRDSGYVHFTDTTTRDITQSNSGNRFRLAEERLIGPYLDSCGFFSMENGGGAHFHVAMLANMTYPFTEAAEWNEFAPQTLKQILIRSTNVLGYKPQPRNLMRKTGEMICRHYDVIRCFDFLNHIENMRPFAEVIMDSKNNIFEPAISLSYAEGFDVKHYLSVTDEILSMVAGVSGLTTDKALRKIILCLKDMAGVCPPRFMRKLVAAIRKKYPELIIHYHRHYTDGLFVPAVGAAAQAGANIVDTGIGASVRWYGQGEVLSTAAYMEDELGLKTNLNKEMIRSCGFMLKQIMPYYDRYCSPYFQGIDYDVVEHGMPGGATSSSQEGAMKQGYIHLLPHMLEFLKGTRKITRYHDVTPGSQITWNTAFLAVTGAYQRGGEEAVRRLLFTLKAVNAMPERDLPRELKKTRLELYRNSNDAFRDLLRGRFGKLPLGFPPDWVYESAFGENYQEAIADRTKQSPLDTLEDIDLEAEHDKLKDLIHRDPTEEEFVLYLNHPGDALKTFEFTTKFSDSNNLPVDVWFEGMEIGVEAEFADSSGKPHQMTILDISSPDETGHCVVRYLLDSEVFIHKIKVNEAVGRGTGSIEMADLRNSYHIAVPSNGDLWVMYVKEGDFVRKGEELFNISIMKQEKAVLSPVDGIVKRVLKRANYQETKKMVSVVNGELLVELSPASDTCLNCKSPIDVEHQKFCPICGDKIGSNV, encoded by the coding sequence ATGGGCTTAAAAACTCTATACCAGGTTCTGGCTGAAAATAAAGGCAAACCCATCCTCGTCGCAAACCGAGGGATCCCTGCCCGTCGACTCTGCCGCTCAATTTCAGAGATGGAAGCCGTCTCGATCATGACTGCAACCGATGTCGATAAAACCTCGCCCGCTACGGGAAGTGCCCAGGAATTGTTGCTGCTGGGGGAAGATCCGACGTCGTATCTTGATATTGACCGAATTATTGAAAAAGCCAAAAAACGGGGGGTTATTGCCATTCACCCCGGTTGGGGTTTTGCCGCGGAGGATGATAGTTTTCCCCTGAAATGTAAACAAGCCGGTATTAACTTTATTGGTCCGTCCCATGAGGCCATGCGGCTTCTCGGCAACAAAGTCGCCGTCCGTAACCTGGCCATGGAGCTGGATGTTCCGGTTATTCCCGGTACCGAAGGTGCCGTTACCCTGGCAGAGGCACGTCTTTTTGCCCGAAAAATAGGTTATCCCATCATGCTCAAGGCCGAAGGAGGCGGCGGCGGTCGGGGAATCTACGAAGTATACGCCGAGGATCAACTGGAATCCGCTTTTACCAAGGCATCTGCGTTTGCCCAGGCTTCCTTCGGCAATCCCAAGCTGTTTATGGAAAGACTGTTGACCAACGTGCGTCATATTGAAATTCAGGTTGCCGCCGATCAGCACGGCAATGTTTTTGCTTTTGATGAAAGGGACTGCACGATTCAGAGAAATCATCAGAAACTGGTTGAGATTACCCCGTCCCCCTGGCCGGGAATGACCGAGGAACTTCGCTGCAAACTCAAGGCGTATTCGGTCAAACTGGTCAAGCATGCAAATTATTATTCTCTGGCAACGGTTGAATTCCTGGTGGATATGGATGGAACCCCCTATCTCATTGAGGTAAATACACGGCTTCAGGTTGAACACGGCATTACGGAATGCCGCTACGGCGTTGACCTTGCGGCTGAACAGATTGCCATTGCCTTTGGCGCTGCACTCAGTTTTAATCAGGAAGATACCAAGCCGTACCAGCATGCCATGCAGGTCCGAATCAACTGTGAGGATCCCCAGAACAATTTCTCACCCAATGCCGGTTTGATAACGCGGCATGCACCGCCGGGCGGCACGGGTGTCCGACTGAATACCTGTATCAGTTCAGGATACCAGTTCCCATCCCAGTACGACTCGGCCGCGACCCTGCTGATCTCTTTTGGCCGCAGCTGGAACAAATGTGTCAAGGTCATGCGGCGGGCTTTGGGTGAGTATCATATCGGCGGGGTGAAGACCACCATCCCCTTTCACCGCCGGATCCTCAACCATCCGGTTTTCAATTCAGGCGTTTATGATACCAAGTTCATCGAAAAAACACCGGAACTTATGAAATATGTTGACCAGGCACCTGAAATCGTAAGGCTTTCCCGTCTGGCGGCTGAAATTTCGGCCAAGGGATATAACGCGTTTGCCCAGTTAGGCGAATATCGCGGACGGAATGACAAACGGGTCGGGCCTTTCAAACCGGCTCTCCCCCCTGAAGTGCACAACGACTTTGCCAATCCGTATCCCCGGGGGGATCGTCAGGCTATTCTGGATTTCGTTCGGGACAGCGGTTATGTTCATTTTACGGATACAACGACCCGGGATATTACCCAGTCCAACAGTGGAAATCGCTTCCGCCTGGCCGAAGAGAGGCTGATCGGGCCGTATCTGGATAGCTGCGGTTTCTTCTCTATGGAGAACGGCGGCGGTGCTCATTTCCATGTCGCCATGCTGGCCAATATGACCTACCCGTTTACCGAAGCCGCAGAGTGGAATGAATTTGCACCCCAGACTTTGAAGCAGATCCTGATCCGCTCCACCAATGTTCTGGGATACAAACCCCAGCCCCGCAATCTGATGCGTAAGACCGGTGAAATGATCTGCCGGCATTATGATGTGATTCGCTGTTTTGATTTTCTTAATCACATTGAAAATATGCGTCCCTTTGCCGAAGTTATCATGGATTCCAAAAATAATATCTTTGAGCCGGCCATCTCTCTTTCCTATGCAGAGGGCTTTGACGTAAAGCATTATCTGTCGGTGACGGATGAAATCCTGTCCATGGTCGCCGGCGTTTCGGGCCTGACAACGGATAAAGCGCTTCGCAAGATCATACTGTGCCTCAAGGACATGGCCGGTGTCTGCCCGCCCAGGTTCATGCGCAAACTGGTGGCTGCAATTCGTAAAAAATATCCTGAGCTTATCATTCATTATCATCGCCATTATACCGACGGATTGTTTGTTCCGGCTGTGGGTGCGGCGGCCCAAGCCGGTGCCAACATCGTGGACACCGGCATCGGCGCTTCCGTCCGCTGGTATGGCCAGGGCGAAGTCCTTTCAACGGCAGCCTACATGGAAGATGAACTCGGCCTGAAAACCAATCTGAACAAAGAGATGATCCGTTCCTGCGGCTTCATGCTCAAACAGATCATGCCGTACTACGACCGCTACTGTTCTCCCTATTTCCAAGGCATTGATTATGATGTCGTCGAACACGGTATGCCGGGCGGCGCGACATCTTCTTCCCAGGAAGGCGCCATGAAACAGGGATATATACATCTTTTGCCCCATATGCTGGAATTTCTGAAGGGAACTCGCAAGATCACGCGTTATCATGATGTGACGCCGGGTTCTCAGATTACCTGGAATACCGCATTCTTGGCTGTTACCGGGGCTTATCAGCGCGGGGGGGAGGAAGCGGTTCGGCGTCTGCTGTTTACCCTGAAAGCCGTCAATGCAATGCCAGAGAGGGATCTGCCCCGTGAACTCAAGAAGACACGGCTGGAACTGTACCGGAACAGCAATGACGCCTTCAGGGATCTGCTGCGGGGCCGTTTCGGTAAACTTCCACTCGGTTTCCCGCCGGACTGGGTTTATGAAAGCGCGTTCGGTGAGAATTATCAGGAGGCCATTGCCGATCGCACAAAACAGTCACCGTTGGATACCCTTGAAGATATTGATCTTGAGGCAGAACATGACAAACTTAAAGACCTGATCCACCGGGACCCCACGGAGGAGGAATTTGTTCTGTATCTGAATCATCCCGGGGATGCACTGAAAACATTCGAATTTACAACAAAATTCAGCGATTCCAACAACCTTCCGGTGGATGTCTGGTTTGAAGGTATGGAGATCGGTGTTGAAGCGGAATTTGCAGACAGCAGCGGCAAACCCCATCAGATGACCATTCTGGATATTTCTTCGCCTGATGAAACCGGACACTGTGTGGTCCGTTACCTTTTAGATTCGGAAGTTTTTATCCACAAAATCAAGGTCAATGAGGCCGTCGGCAGAGGAACCGGGTCCATTGAAATGGCCGATCTCCGAAATAGCTATCATATTGCTGTGCCAAGCAACGGGGATCTATGGGTCATGTATGTCAAGGAAGGAGACTTTGTCCGGAAAGGCGAAGAACTTTTTAATATCTCGATCATGAAACAGGAAAAAGCAGTTCTTTCGCCTGTTGACGGCATTGTCAAACGGGTTCTGAAGAGAGCCAATTATCAGGAAACCAAAAAGATGGTCTCGGTTGTCAATGGTGAACTGCTCGTGGAGCTTTCACCCGCATCGGATACCTGTTTGAACTGTAAAAGCCCCATTGATGTCGAGCACCAGAAATTTTGCCCGATATGCGGAGACAAAATCGGCTCCAACGTTTAA
- a CDS encoding DUF1178 family protein: MIVFDLECINGHVFEGWFEDREDLTRQQTQGLLQCPVCDSPSVSPKLSAVAIRRSASRSPAGFDQEMASQAQMDVMAEFVEKMTQYVENNYENVGSSFAKEALEMHYGVKEFKQIRGTTTKEEETTLEKEGVPIMKLPAFNNDNEDLN; the protein is encoded by the coding sequence ATGATAGTATTTGATCTGGAATGCATTAACGGCCATGTTTTTGAGGGCTGGTTCGAGGACCGGGAGGATCTTACCCGGCAGCAGACCCAGGGCCTTTTGCAGTGCCCGGTGTGTGACAGTCCCTCCGTAAGTCCCAAACTCTCTGCTGTGGCCATTCGAAGATCGGCTTCCCGCAGTCCGGCCGGTTTCGACCAGGAGATGGCGTCCCAGGCCCAAATGGACGTCATGGCCGAGTTTGTTGAGAAGATGACCCAGTACGTTGAAAACAACTACGAAAATGTTGGCTCTTCCTTTGCCAAAGAAGCTCTGGAAATGCATTACGGAGTCAAAGAGTTTAAACAGATCCGGGGTACCACCACAAAAGAAGAGGAAACGACCCTGGAAAAGGAAGGTGTGCCGATCATGAAACTTCCGGCCTTCAATAACGATAACGAAGATCTAAATTAA
- the mtnA gene encoding S-methyl-5-thioribose-1-phosphate isomerase — protein sequence MNVDGKQMRPIWFDEDTKTVKVIDQRRLPHELIVEDLTTNDQVIHAIKDMYVRGAPLIGATGALGVYVILVQKSNRGEDDAWFKAECARLRDARPTATNLAWGVARVMEKALSVPLYDLRVSTALAEALEVVEEEAVNCQKIGEFGLAIIKEIAEKKNGKPVNILTHCNAGWLACIEYGTATAPMYTAFDAGIDIHVWVDETRPLNQGARLTAWELGKHGIRHTVITDNAGGHLMQHGMVDLVIVGTDRTTRAGDVANKIGTYLKALAARDNNVPFYVALPSSTFDWTITDGIKDIPIEERDPGEIKYVQGLVDGKIASVLVPPANSPAANHAFDVTPARLVTGFITERGVCPAREDEIMALFPEKKIG from the coding sequence ATGAATGTGGATGGAAAACAGATGCGGCCCATCTGGTTTGATGAGGATACAAAAACCGTCAAGGTCATAGACCAGAGACGCCTGCCCCATGAATTGATCGTTGAAGACCTGACAACCAATGATCAAGTCATCCATGCCATCAAGGATATGTATGTCAGAGGGGCCCCGTTGATTGGTGCCACAGGGGCACTGGGCGTTTATGTCATTTTGGTACAGAAAAGCAATCGGGGCGAGGACGACGCCTGGTTCAAGGCCGAATGCGCACGGCTTCGTGACGCCCGTCCCACTGCCACCAATCTGGCCTGGGGTGTGGCCCGGGTCATGGAAAAAGCCCTCAGCGTGCCCTTATATGATCTTCGCGTATCAACCGCCTTGGCGGAAGCCCTGGAAGTTGTGGAAGAAGAGGCTGTGAACTGCCAAAAGATCGGTGAATTTGGCCTGGCCATCATCAAAGAGATTGCTGAAAAGAAAAACGGCAAACCCGTAAATATCCTTACCCACTGCAATGCGGGGTGGCTTGCCTGCATTGAGTATGGCACGGCCACGGCACCCATGTACACCGCCTTTGATGCGGGTATTGACATTCATGTCTGGGTGGATGAGACCCGGCCTTTGAACCAGGGCGCTCGCCTTACGGCCTGGGAGCTTGGCAAGCATGGCATCAGACATACCGTGATCACGGATAATGCCGGGGGGCATCTCATGCAGCACGGCATGGTCGATCTGGTTATTGTCGGCACAGACCGCACCACCCGGGCCGGTGACGTGGCCAACAAAATCGGCACATACCTCAAGGCCCTGGCTGCCCGGGATAACAATGTCCCCTTTTATGTGGCCCTTCCCTCGTCCACCTTTGACTGGACCATCACCGACGGCATAAAAGATATTCCCATTGAAGAGCGGGATCCGGGCGAGATTAAATATGTACAGGGGCTCGTTGATGGAAAGATTGCATCTGTTCTGGTACCGCCGGCAAACAGTCCGGCTGCCAACCACGCATTTGACGTGACCCCGGCCCGCCTTGTGACCGGATTCATCACCGAACGCGGCGTCTGCCCAGCCCGTGAAGATGAGATTATGGCACTGTTCCCGGAAAAGAAAATAGGTTAA
- a CDS encoding pyridoxal phosphate-dependent aminotransferase, with product MPIADKMVGIVESASMIRKMFEEGIRLREQFGADNVFDFSLGNPDVPPPPVVKETILELINNTATSHGYMPNAGFPWVRQAIADYLNAQCGVEMTSDLVVMSVGAAGALNDVLKALVNPGEEILVPAPYFVGYNQYAFIAGASLKTVSTKPDFHLDLGAIEAAINKNTRVMMINSPNNPTGVVYTKTELEELGLLLEKKSLEFGRRIYLISDEPYRKIAYDVDVPWMFGVYDHTIVLTSYSKELSLAGERVGYLAVHPAAEDAKLIAAAAGVANTMMFVNAPALFQQVVGKLQGVCVDIGIYRKRRDMVCEGLAAAGYEFNVPEGAFYLFPRTPIENDVQFAGLLKEENILVVPGSGFGGPGHIRLSYAVPERSITNSMAGFKRAMERAQKL from the coding sequence ATGCCAATTGCTGACAAGATGGTCGGAATAGTAGAATCCGCATCCATGATCAGAAAAATGTTTGAAGAAGGCATCCGCTTGAGAGAACAGTTCGGTGCTGACAATGTGTTTGATTTTTCCCTGGGAAACCCCGATGTCCCGCCGCCGCCCGTGGTCAAGGAAACCATTCTGGAGCTGATCAACAATACCGCAACCTCCCACGGATATATGCCCAATGCCGGATTTCCCTGGGTGCGCCAGGCCATCGCCGATTATCTGAATGCCCAGTGTGGTGTTGAAATGACTTCCGACCTGGTGGTCATGAGTGTGGGAGCCGCCGGCGCCCTGAATGATGTCCTGAAAGCCCTGGTCAACCCCGGAGAAGAGATCCTGGTACCGGCCCCCTACTTTGTGGGATATAACCAGTATGCCTTTATTGCCGGCGCCAGCCTTAAAACCGTATCCACCAAGCCTGATTTTCACCTGGACCTTGGGGCCATTGAAGCTGCCATAAATAAAAACACCAGGGTCATGATGATCAATTCTCCCAACAACCCCACGGGTGTGGTCTACACCAAAACGGAACTTGAAGAACTCGGGCTGCTCTTAGAAAAGAAAAGCCTGGAATTCGGCCGCCGCATTTATCTGATTTCCGACGAACCCTACCGAAAGATTGCCTATGATGTGGATGTTCCATGGATGTTCGGCGTATATGACCACACCATCGTCCTGACCTCCTATTCCAAAGAACTATCCCTGGCAGGCGAACGTGTGGGATATCTTGCCGTACACCCGGCTGCCGAGGATGCCAAACTTATTGCTGCTGCAGCCGGCGTAGCCAACACCATGATGTTTGTGAACGCCCCTGCCCTGTTCCAGCAAGTGGTGGGAAAACTGCAGGGCGTGTGTGTGGATATCGGTATCTATCGCAAACGCAGGGATATGGTCTGTGAGGGGTTAGCGGCAGCCGGGTATGAATTTAACGTCCCCGAAGGCGCATTTTATCTGTTTCCCAGGACGCCCATTGAAAATGATGTACAATTTGCGGGCCTGCTTAAAGAAGAGAACATCCTGGTCGTGCCCGGTTCCGGATTTGGCGGACCCGGGCACATCCGGCTCTCCTATGCCGTGCCTGAACGGTCAATTACAAACTCCATGGCCGGATTCAAACGAGCCATGGAAAGAGCCCAAAAACTATAA